CGCCCTACTGCAATCTCAATTTCGCGAGAAAGCTATAAGCTGTACCGGCTTTATGCTCCCCGGGAAAGGCATTTGCATAACCGAATGTTTACGCGTCTGTATCGGAGGTCCAAGGTGCTGAGGCGAGATCTGGCCAAAGTTGCGCAATCGCGAAATCGGGCTGCCGCCAAGCGGGCCGAGACGCGTTTATCGAGAGCGCTGGTGGCTTTCGTGGTGCAATTTCAGAAAGTTTCGGGAGGGTACGCCGGCCTGCACTGCGAAGCGGCAGAGTGGGGCTGCTGTGAGTTCAAGAGGAGCCGCCACAAAGGCCCCTACGACAGCTGCAGATGGGCATGTGTCAAAACCGTCCAAAACTGCCGTCGCGGATTCCTGGGACCGAATATTCTGCGAAATTTTGCCGAGACCAGATAAAGGCTCACCGTTTAAATCGCATATCGGCCGGTGGCGATATTTCGAATGATGTGATGTCAGCTGGAGGGAGAACGTGGGGCAGGATCGATAGGCACGAAGATAGAAAACACAGTGCCAGAGCCTTTTCGACCAGCCCGACTGCGGAACCGCATGAAACCATGGTGCCGCTGAATGATGCCCTGGGACACCCAGAGTCCCAGCCCGGTTCCTCCCTCGCCCTTAGTCGTGAAAAAGGGTTCGAAGAGCTTGGAGCGATCTTCCGAACGAATGCCGCTGCCGGTATCGGCAATGACGATACGCACACCACGTTGCTTAGAGTTGGCCCATTCTCGTGAAGCATAAAGCCTGATCCGCAGCCTTCCCTTGGGTGGACTGGCTTCCACCGCGTTCAGGAGGACGTTAGAAAAGACCTGGGCCAGTTGGTTCTGAAATCCCATAACCTGACCCTGGAAAATAAGTTCCTTCTTCAAAGTGATTGATTTCGCATGCAGCTTACCGGAGTAGAGTGCGAGGATTGATTCCAGGAGTTCCTTAAGGTCCACTGGCCGAGGATGGCTAGATTCGCGATAGAAGGTAAGCGTTTGCCGGGTAATATGAGCGACGCGCCCCAATTCCTGCTGGGCGGCATTTGCATAGCGCAATGCCTCAGGGCTAAGGCCGGGCATAGTCTCAATCAGGTACAGCAAATTAGTAACCCCTTCCAAAGGATTGTTGATCTCATGGGCGATGGTAGCGGCCAGCCGACCGGTTGCAGCCATTCGTTCGGAGCGACGCAGAGACTCCTCCGCACGCTTGCGCTCCCCGATATCGAACAACGTCACTACGCATCCATCAGCTTCTTCCGGGCCGTGAGTGATGGGACCCGCACTCAACAGGAAATTCATGGTCTCGCCGCGGGGTGATTGGTAACTGACCTCGACCCCGCGGAAGATGCGACCCTGCAAGGGATCGGTTACGGAGAAATACTTGGGACCTTCTTCACGTTTCTCCGGGGCCTCTATTCTGAGCCGCAAACAATCGTCAAAGCGCTCCAGCAGTGGGCTGCGGCCACAGATAAGCTGCAGCGCCAAACTAGCCTGTATGATCCGTCCCTGATAATCACAGACCGCAATCACCTCGGTGGCCTGGTCAACAATGCGCCGCGCCAACCGTCCTGCGGCCAGCAATTGCTCGTTACGCTTCTGTTCACTGAGGTCGGTAATCACCATGCAGAGCGCCCGAGAGCCAAATTCTTCGAAACTCTTGCCTGAAACGTACACCGGCACCAAGTCGCCGGCGGCGGTGCGAAAATTCAACTCCACCTTGCTGCTGCTAGCCAGAGAATTGCGAAAAAATGCTTCAAAAGTATCTTTCTCGGCCGGCGGGATGAGATCAAAAACCGAGGTACCGATAACCTTGTCAAGCGGCTTCCCGACCAAGTCGGCGAAACAACGATTGCCGTAGAGAATGGTGCCGTCGAAGGCGACGGTAGCCGCGCCCTCATTCATCGCTTCTACAAAAATGCGGTAGGCATGCTCCGTACCATGAAGCGTAAAGACGCGGTCCCCTGCAGGCCCAGAGACAACAACCGCGTCTACAGCGCCCGAGCGGATGGACTCGAGCGCTTCTTCCGCGCTGCTGGCCCGGGTACGGAGCTCCTGGAGCTCACTCCCTGTTCTCCTATTCTTTTTTTGCACGATTCTTCAATACCGGTACCTTAAAAGGTGAAATGCCCAAGCTCCGTAAGATTCTCTCGGTGTCATCCAGGTCGCCAGTGAAAGTAATTGACGGCCGGGGAGAGATCTTAACCAATGTAGGCGCGGTAACAATCTGATCGCGTTCGGCTAACGATGGCTGCTGATACAAGTCAATAACATCCAATTCGAAACGGCCCTTCAGGTACTCGCGACACAGACGGCGGATATTCTCAAGGGCCCGCAGAGAGTGCAGATTCGATCCCGCGATATACAACCTGAACACGAATTTAGAAGCCGAGGTCTGGGCAACCAGTTGTTCGAACTGATCAGGCCGAAATCGCCATGCGGAGCCCAAGGAGGATGCGCCCTTCCCTTTATCGCGCTGCCTTTTACCTGATTTCTCCATTAGGCCTGCGAGGCAGCCGGAGTCATTCGAGCCGGTTTGAGATCGAGCCCAACCAGAACCCGGTCAGTGTTCGACAAATCCCCAATAATCTTTTTGACCGGCTGTGGCAGACGGCGAACCAGGGTGGGCACAGCGATAATCTGGTCGCCTTGCGCCAACTGCGGATTGCGCAGCAGGTCAACTATTTCGATGCGGTACTTGCCTCCCAAATGAGTTTCGCAAATCTGCTTCAAATTGGAGAATGCGGTCACCGACTTGGCAGTGGTACCAGCCACATACAGGCGCAGATCCCAGGCTACCGGTTTGCGTCGCCGAGTGCCCCTTTTCCGCGTTTTTGATTTCTTGGATCGCACTCTCGTCATTTGCGTCCCTTCTCGAGCGAAACGACCCCCGCCTTCTCGCCTCGCAATGTGATCCCCCGGTCGCTTAACTGGAACTCCACCGTCTTGGTGGAATGCGCCATTCCGCGTGACTTAAGCAGATAGAGCATCCGCCGGCGGTCCGCGTCGGTTTCAATGTCGCGCAGCAACACCCAGCTGTCCATCAAGGATGAGATGCCGATAGCTGTTTTTTCGACCATGCCCTCGAGCGTCAGATTAGTGAACACGGCGGTGACGTCGCGCAGCTTCAGAAAATCAATGAGCCGGGTGAGCATAGCCTTAACTGCAGGAAGGTTCCCCACCGAGACCAAATTTGTAATCGGATCCATAACAACGACGGAGGGATCGAACTCCGTGAGCGCCTTGTGAATGATTGCCAGGTGTCCTTCAAGTCCGGTGCTGGTCGGTCGCGCGGCATAGATTCGCAGCAGCCCCTTCTTGATCCATTGCTCTAGATCCAAACCGACGGAACGCATGTTGCGCAAAATCTGACTCGGGGACTCCTCATATGCAAAGTACAGGCAGCGCTCGCCACGAGCACATGCGGCGTTGGCGAAGAATGAAGCAAAGCTCGATTTTCCAGTGCCGGCGGTGCCAGAAATCAAGACGCTGCTGCCGCGGTAAAAGCCCCTGCCTCCTAGCATCTCGTCCAGGCCGGAAACTCCAGACGAAATTCTTTCGGTGCCGGCCTTGTGCGTCAGTCCCAGGGAGGTAATCGGTACGACTGATATGCCGCTACTTTCCATCAGAAACGGATACTCATTCGTGCCGTGGGGAGAACCACGATATTTCATTACACGCAAGCGACGAGTAGAGACCTGCTCATTGACGCGGTGGTCGAGGATGATCACGCAATCGGCGACATATTCTTCCAAGCCGTAGCGGGTCAGGCTGTTGGTTCCCGGCTGGGTCTCAGCGGTGATGATGGTGGTCATTCCTTTTTCGGTGAGCCATCGGAACAGGCGACGCAATTCGGCACGCAAAGTTGCGGTATTCTGCAAACCGGCGAAAAGGACCTCAACGGTGTCCAGTAAGACCCGCTTCGCATTCACCCGTTGAATAGCCTGGTTGAGCCGAATGAAGAGACCTTCAAGGTCGTATTCG
The DNA window shown above is from Terriglobales bacterium and carries:
- a CDS encoding ATP-binding protein produces the protein MQKKNRRTGSELQELRTRASSAEEALESIRSGAVDAVVVSGPAGDRVFTLHGTEHAYRIFVEAMNEGAATVAFDGTILYGNRCFADLVGKPLDKVIGTSVFDLIPPAEKDTFEAFFRNSLASSSKVELNFRTAAGDLVPVYVSGKSFEEFGSRALCMVITDLSEQKRNEQLLAAGRLARRIVDQATEVIAVCDYQGRIIQASLALQLICGRSPLLERFDDCLRLRIEAPEKREEGPKYFSVTDPLQGRIFRGVEVSYQSPRGETMNFLLSAGPITHGPEEADGCVVTLFDIGERKRAEESLRRSERMAATGRLAATIAHEINNPLEGVTNLLYLIETMPGLSPEALRYANAAQQELGRVAHITRQTLTFYRESSHPRPVDLKELLESILALYSGKLHAKSITLKKELIFQGQVMGFQNQLAQVFSNVLLNAVEASPPKGRLRIRLYASREWANSKQRGVRIVIADTGSGIRSEDRSKLFEPFFTTKGEGGTGLGLWVSQGIIQRHHGFMRFRSRAGRKGSGTVFSIFVPIDPAPRSPSS
- a CDS encoding circadian clock KaiB family protein, with product MEKSGKRQRDKGKGASSLGSAWRFRPDQFEQLVAQTSASKFVFRLYIAGSNLHSLRALENIRRLCREYLKGRFELDVIDLYQQPSLAERDQIVTAPTLVKISPRPSITFTGDLDDTERILRSLGISPFKVPVLKNRAKKE
- a CDS encoding circadian clock KaiB family protein; its protein translation is MTRVRSKKSKTRKRGTRRRKPVAWDLRLYVAGTTAKSVTAFSNLKQICETHLGGKYRIEIVDLLRNPQLAQGDQIIAVPTLVRRLPQPVKKIIGDLSNTDRVLVGLDLKPARMTPAASQA
- the kaiC gene encoding circadian clock protein KaiC; amino-acid sequence: MATKRLVKEMVGIGKEPTGIAGLDEVLFGGVPKGRNTLVVGGPGAGKTMLGLEFLLHGARDYGEPGVCMSFEEPAEQLIANSTSVGHNLRSLISSRKLLIDHVYIERKEIEETGEYDLEGLFIRLNQAIQRVNAKRVLLDTVEVLFAGLQNTATLRAELRRLFRWLTEKGMTTIITAETQPGTNSLTRYGLEEYVADCVIILDHRVNEQVSTRRLRVMKYRGSPHGTNEYPFLMESSGISVVPITSLGLTHKAGTERISSGVSGLDEMLGGRGFYRGSSVLISGTAGTGKSSFASFFANAACARGERCLYFAYEESPSQILRNMRSVGLDLEQWIKKGLLRIYAARPTSTGLEGHLAIIHKALTEFDPSVVVMDPITNLVSVGNLPAVKAMLTRLIDFLKLRDVTAVFTNLTLEGMVEKTAIGISSLMDSWVLLRDIETDADRRRMLYLLKSRGMAHSTKTVEFQLSDRGITLRGEKAGVVSLEKGRK